TTCGCTGGCAATGCCGATACCGGTATCGGCCACCTGCCATTGCAGCCAGCAGCGTTGCTCCTGCCAGCGTGCCGAAACGCGGACCACCACGCGCCCGCTGTCGGTGAACTTCAGTGCGTTGCTGATCAGGTTGTTGAGCACCTGGCGGATCCGTGCGGCATCTCCACACACCATGGGCGGCACGTCGGCATCGATGCAGGCGTAGAACTGCAGCCCCTTGTTGGCGGCCGCGGCAGCATACGAGTCGAGCGCGTCTTCGGTCAGCCGCACCGGATCGAACGGGCTGGGCTCCAGGCCCAGTTGCCCGGCCTCGGCCTTGCTGACATCCAGGATGTCGCTGATCAGCTGCATCAGGGTCGAGGATGAACGCTGGATCGTTGCAAGGTAGTCCTGCTGACGCGCATCCAGTGGCGTCAGCCCCAGCAGTTCAAGCGTGCCGAGCACGCCGTACAGCGGCGTGCGGATCTCATGGCTCATGGTGGCCAGGAACTGGCTCTTCGCGCGGTTGGCCTGGTCGGCGGCGCGGCGCGCCTGCTGCAGCACCTGTTCGGCTTCATGCTGGCTGCTCAGATCAATGAACAGGCACAGCACCGCCGGCTCGCCGCGATAGCGCGCCGGTGTCGCGGTTACCAGCAGGTGGCGGCCTTCGGGCGTGGCGTAGGCCAGGCCATCGCCCAGCGTGGTGCCGCCGGCAGCCAGTACGCTGCGCCGCCACGGGCCATGCCAGCCACCGGCATGGTGGTCCTCGCCCAGCCAGCGGCGGGCGAGGGCGTTGTCCAGCAGCACATTGCCATCGGTACGGCGCAGCAGGCACAGCCCGATCGGCGCGTTGTCCAGGATCGTGCGACTGAAGGCCTCGCTTTCCAGCAGGCGCGCGTGGTTGCTGCGCAGCGGCTCGATGACCGAACGCCGGTACGCGCGCAGCACCAGCGTGCCACCCAGTGCCAGCAGCAGGGCGACCACGGTCGCGCCCAGCAAGGGCCCCTTAGGGTGCTGGAACACCTGCCGCCAGCCGACGTGGTAGACCGCCAGCCAGCCGCGCTCGCTGCGCATGCGGAACTGCAGGCCATCGAGGCCGGCCTGCCAGGAGGTGCCGGCGTCGCTGGCATCGGCCGCATCGCCCAGCAGGCGCTGGCCATTGGCATCGAACAGCGACAGCCGCTGGAACACCGGGACACCCAGCACCTGCCGGTAGTCATCGACACGGCCGGGATCGAGCAGGCAGGCCAACGCCGCCTGCGAGTCATTGCCGTCCTCACCCCACAGGCGCGCATCCTGCGGGGCGTGGGCGATGGCCAGCAGCCAGGTCTGCCGGTCGCGCCACGGCACGCCCACCCAGACAATGCCACCGCGCTGCAGCGTCGGCCGCGTACCCATGACCTGATGGATGCCGGCGATCGCCGGGCGCAGGTGATGCGGGCTGTTCTGGCTCGCATCGCTACCGGCGATCTGTACCGGTGCCAGCAGCCCGCGCGTGCCTTGGCCATCCACCAGCAGGCATTGTGGCGGTGGATAGCGCGAGGCCGACCAGAACGTGCCGTAGAAGCGCAGGAAGCGGTCGCCCAGTTCGGTCGGTGGCGAAAGGCTGGCCCCGTCGCTCCCGATCACCGCGAAGTTGGCGAACAACGGCCCGCGCTGCAGCTCCACGCTGGCATCGGCCACCGGCTGCCCCCGCGTGCCGACGTCATGCAGCCGCCACTGGCGCAGGAAGCGCTCCTGCTCGCGCAGCGTGCCGTCCAGGCGGCGGAAGTGGTATTCGATCTTGCTGCGCTCTTCGTTCACCAGCTGCGAGCCGGCCGACAGCAGCAGTCCGGCCTGCAGGGTCGCCAGCACCACCACGCCGATCAGCAGGGCGTGGACGCGCAGCGAGCGGCGAGCGAGTCGGCGTACAGGAGCGGCCTCGGCCGGCATGGCAGGTCTCGGAGCAGGGGGCGGTCAGCGGCACCGGTGGCGGCAGCGCAAAGTCCGCCGCCACTGCACAGACAGGATCGTCAATGCCACTTGATGATTTCGTGAAGCTGGCGTGGAATCCGTGTCAGCGCAGGGCGGCTCGCGGCGACTCGTCCACCTGGGGCGCTTCCTCGTCCAGCAGGCGGGTGAACTCGTCCGACGGCAGCGCCTGCGAGATCAGGAAACCCTGCACCTGGCTGCACCCCAGCTGGCGCAGGGCGGCCAGGTCGGCATCGCTTTCCACGCCCTCTGCCACGATGGTCAGGCCCAGCTGGTTGGCCAGCGCGATCACCGTCGACAGGGTCAGGTGCAGGGCCGGGTCGCGCGCGCATCCGCTGACCAGGGCGCGGTCGATCTTGACCTCGGTGAAGGGGGTGTTTACCAGGTTGTGGACCGAGCTCAGGCCCTGCCCGAAATCATCCTGGGCCAGGCCGAAGCCCTTCATGCGCAGGCGGCAGGCGCCGGCATAGAAATCGCTGACGTGCCGCGTGGTGCTGTTTTCCATCAGTTCGAAGCACAATTCACCGGGCGTACCGCCGTGGGCCAGGGTCAGCGCCAGCAGCTCGTCGGGCAGGTCCGACTGCTCCAGCAGGTGAGGGGGCAGGTTGATCGATACCGGCACCCGGAAGCCTTGTTTGCGCCAGCGTGCCTGTGCGCTGATGCTGGCCTTGAGCATCATCCGCAGCAGATCGCCCTCCAGCCCGTAGCGGCAGATCGCCGGCAGGAAGCTGCCAGCGGCCAGCGTGCCCAGCTGCGGGTGGCGCCAGCGCACCAGTGCCTCGGCCGCCACGACCCGTCCTGACTGCAGTGACTTCTTCGGTTGGAACCAGGCTGTCAGGCTGCCATCGGCCATGGCCTGGCGCAGCTGCGATGCATCCGGTTCGGGCGCAGCCGCCGCGCGCGTGGGGGCCTCGCCGGCGGCCGGACGGGCCTGCGCCAGGGCCTCGAACAGGGCGTCCACATCGGCGGCGGCCACCGGCTTGGGCAGCAGGCCGATCACATCCAGCCCCAGCGATTCGGCCATCAGCCGCGCCGAGGTCATCATCCGGCGCGGCGCGGCGCTGACCACCGCAAGGCGGGGCGGGCGCGGCTGTGCCGCCAGCGCCTGGATGAACTGGATGCCGTCCTGCCCGGGCATCAGCAGGTCACTGACCACCAGGTCGTAGGGCTGGCACGCACACAGTGCGATGGCCGCATCCACGTCCTCGCAGGCATCGACCTGCACGCCTGCGCGGCTGCCGAACAGGTTGGCCAGGAAGCCGCGCTGGAAGGGCTGGTCTTCCAGGATCAGGACACGCTGGGTCATGCGGGGTCTCCTTGGCGCAGGGCGTTGAGCGCCTTGCGCAGGCGGGCGATGTCGATGGGTTTGCTCAGGTAGCCCTGCATGCCACTGGCCAGGCAGCGCTCGCGCTCCTCGGCGGTGGCATTGGCGGTGGCGCCGATCACCGGCACCGGGTTGCCGTCATCGCGCAGCTGGCGGGCCAGCGCGTGGCCGTCCATGCGCGGCATGTTGATGTCGGTCACCACCAGGTCGAAAGGCTGCTCGCGGCATCGCTGCAGGGCTTCCACGCCGTCCTGTGCCAGCTCCACGTCGCAGCCGAGGGTGCGCAGCTGCTCGGCCAGGATCACCCGGTTGATCGGGTTGTCTTCGACGGCCAGCACGTGCAGGCCCAGCGGCATCGGCGTTGCCGCGCGCGATGTTTCCGGCAGCGCCGCACGTTGCTGCTGCACGTTGGCCAATGCATTGCCGATCGCGGTCATCCCGTGCAGGGTCACCACCAGGCTGCCATCGGCCGCAACGGTGGGCTGGTCACCGCCGTCGATCGATGCCACCACGCGGGGGCCTGCCCAGGCCAGCGGCATCCCGGCCTCGCCGTCCATCAGGATCGCGCCGTCATGGTCCAGCAGTGCAGGGTCGCCCTGCAGGGGCTGCGCGTTGGCGCCCCAGCGGCGCAGCCAGCCGCAGGCACTGTCGACCAGTTCGCGATCACGGCCGCGCACCAGGATCGGCGGCTCCGGCTGCAGGGTCGGGCCATCCTCGGCGGCGGCCAGCACCGGCAAGGGCAGGCGCACGCTGAAGCTGCTGCCCAGGCCGGGTTCGCTCACCACCTGCAGCTCGCCGCTCATCAGGCGTACCAGGCGGTCGCTGATGGACAGGCCCAGCCCGGTGCCCTGCGCACTGGCCGCGCCACGGACCTGGCGGAACGGTTCGAACAATCGCGCCTGTTCCTCCGCAGCGATGCCCACGCCGGTGTCGGTGACCTGCCAGGCCAGCACGCTCGATTCGCCTTCGCGCTGCACCTGGCGCACGCGCAGTACCACCCGGCCATGCTCGGTGAACTTGATCGCGTTGCTGAGCAGGTTGCCCAGCACCTGGCGGATGCGGTCGGCATCACCGAGCACGCGCGTCGGCAGGCGCGGATCGGTACAGACCAGGATCTGCAGGCCCTTGCAGGTGGCCGACGCGGCGAAGCTGCGCAGCACGCTCTCGGTCAGCTCGCGCGGCGAGAACGCCGCCGGCTCCAGGCTGAGCTGCCCGGACTCGATCTTGGAAACATCCAGCACATCGCTGATCAACTGCAGGAGGACCGACGAGGAACTCTCGATCGTGCGCAGGTACTGCGACTGCCGGGCGTCCAGCGAGGTGTGCCCGAGCAGCTCCAGGGTGCCCAGCACGCCGTAGAGCGGAGTGCGGATTTCATGGCTCATGGTGGCCAGGAACGCGCTCTTGGCCTGGTTGGCCGCATCCGCGGCCTGGCGTGCCGACGACAGCGCGGCCTGTGCCTGGCGGTGCCGGGAAATGTCATGGAACACGCACAGCAGCACGTCATCGCCCTGGTAGCGGCAGGCCGCGTGCAGCACCTGCAGCTGACGACCATCGCGGGTGGTGAATTCCAGCCCGCGTCCGCGCTCGCCGGCATGTCCGCGCCATGGCGCCTGCCAGTCGCTGTGTTCGCCTTCTTCGCCAAGCCAGTCGCGCAGCAGTTGATTGGAGAGCAGCAGCGCGCGGTCGCTGCGGCGCAGGACGCAGATGCCGACCGGCGCCATGTCGATCACCGTGGAACTGAAATCCAGGTTCTCCAGCAGTCGGCGGTGTTGCTGCAGGGCCGGCTGGATCAGCTGGAGGTCCACGCGATGCCGCAGCAGGCGCAGCGCGAAGCCGGCCAGCAGCAGCAACAGCACGCAGATCAGCAGGGGCACCGCCAGGTCGCCCAGCAGCAGCCGTGGCGGCAGGTGGTAGACCAGCCGCCAGCCATCATTGCCAACCCCCTTCACCAGCGCTACGCCGCGCGGAAGCCCGCCGCTCCACAGCGTGCCGAAGCTGTCGTCCTGGCGCTCCCGCAGGGTCTTCCAGCCCGCACCATCCAGTCGCGGCGCCTGGCTCGACAAGGCGGGCTGCCCGCCACGGTCGAGCAGCGCATAGCCGCCGATGCCCTGGCCGTCGATCATGCTCGCCGCCGCCGCGCCATCGAGCAGCAGCACCAGCCACTGCGCCGGATGGGGTCCC
This portion of the Stenotrophomonas sp. WZN-1 genome encodes:
- a CDS encoding hybrid sensor histidine kinase/response regulator — encoded protein: MPAEAAPVRRLARRSLRVHALLIGVVVLATLQAGLLLSAGSQLVNEERSKIEYHFRRLDGTLREQERFLRQWRLHDVGTRGQPVADASVELQRGPLFANFAVIGSDGASLSPPTELGDRFLRFYGTFWSASRYPPPQCLLVDGQGTRGLLAPVQIAGSDASQNSPHHLRPAIAGIHQVMGTRPTLQRGGIVWVGVPWRDRQTWLLAIAHAPQDARLWGEDGNDSQAALACLLDPGRVDDYRQVLGVPVFQRLSLFDANGQRLLGDAADASDAGTSWQAGLDGLQFRMRSERGWLAVYHVGWRQVFQHPKGPLLGATVVALLLALGGTLVLRAYRRSVIEPLRSNHARLLESEAFSRTILDNAPIGLCLLRRTDGNVLLDNALARRWLGEDHHAGGWHGPWRRSVLAAGGTTLGDGLAYATPEGRHLLVTATPARYRGEPAVLCLFIDLSSQHEAEQVLQQARRAADQANRAKSQFLATMSHEIRTPLYGVLGTLELLGLTPLDARQQDYLATIQRSSSTLMQLISDILDVSKAEAGQLGLEPSPFDPVRLTEDALDSYAAAAANKGLQFYACIDADVPPMVCGDAARIRQVLNNLISNALKFTDSGRVVVRVSARWQEQRCWLQWQVADTGIGIASEHQAHLFEPFFQANPGTDAMRGTGLGLAICAHLVALMEGQLRVVSESGLGSSFSVELPLPSAPPDPQQSPAPQLPAGLQIQVRGGVRELVQSLCERLQQRGAQASVYREDSAAGLPSSAVLLELVLDDPLPAWADGPRVVACREGGVRPQQINGFWQVGLHRFDAIVVALAAASGQPLAASAEGRLPATRHFGLQVLVAEDNPINQAILRDQLEQLGCRAVVASDGNEALGYWQQGAFALVLTDLNMPGLDGYGLARALRARGVSVPIHGATANADPAERQRCQESGMQGVLVKPITLEALQRLLTRITDSEAPAPAMQQRPASTASHDKDPPLQVPAKMQSLFVQTMQADLNSLRQAIAAADPACVVQVLHRIRGALVIVGAPALVDSGLQIEQCLAGGDDLATQAAALAGFQQRLEQLLHPLRDAAPPSPPDDPTLP
- a CDS encoding EAL domain-containing response regulator, coding for MTQRVLILEDQPFQRGFLANLFGSRAGVQVDACEDVDAAIALCACQPYDLVVSDLLMPGQDGIQFIQALAAQPRPPRLAVVSAAPRRMMTSARLMAESLGLDVIGLLPKPVAAADVDALFEALAQARPAAGEAPTRAAAAPEPDASQLRQAMADGSLTAWFQPKKSLQSGRVVAAEALVRWRHPQLGTLAAGSFLPAICRYGLEGDLLRMMLKASISAQARWRKQGFRVPVSINLPPHLLEQSDLPDELLALTLAHGGTPGELCFELMENSTTRHVSDFYAGACRLRMKGFGLAQDDFGQGLSSVHNLVNTPFTEVKIDRALVSGCARDPALHLTLSTVIALANQLGLTIVAEGVESDADLAALRQLGCSQVQGFLISQALPSDEFTRLLDEEAPQVDESPRAALR
- a CDS encoding response regulator codes for the protein MFRFSRPSLQQAVPPTTASVLLRCLTVCVFICLAAAAGFYLLTAFTEDISTHRREMNAAAYRAQIYFDQREALLRYLGDSVVTGNPDAPATDSEGMRQVSLEGAGGQPGQRLLLSARAEHTLQALQTHLLLVDARGAHWLAGGEVDVDLARLPSLRVLQARNGGVEGADPVYWLRPGDSGVALAQPVQAGPHPAQWLVLLLDGAAAASMIDGQGIGGYALLDRGGQPALSSQAPRLDGAGWKTLRERQDDSFGTLWSGGLPRGVALVKGVGNDGWRLVYHLPPRLLLGDLAVPLLICVLLLLLAGFALRLLRHRVDLQLIQPALQQHRRLLENLDFSSTVIDMAPVGICVLRRSDRALLLSNQLLRDWLGEEGEHSDWQAPWRGHAGERGRGLEFTTRDGRQLQVLHAACRYQGDDVLLCVFHDISRHRQAQAALSSARQAADAANQAKSAFLATMSHEIRTPLYGVLGTLELLGHTSLDARQSQYLRTIESSSSVLLQLISDVLDVSKIESGQLSLEPAAFSPRELTESVLRSFAASATCKGLQILVCTDPRLPTRVLGDADRIRQVLGNLLSNAIKFTEHGRVVLRVRQVQREGESSVLAWQVTDTGVGIAAEEQARLFEPFRQVRGAASAQGTGLGLSISDRLVRLMSGELQVVSEPGLGSSFSVRLPLPVLAAAEDGPTLQPEPPILVRGRDRELVDSACGWLRRWGANAQPLQGDPALLDHDGAILMDGEAGMPLAWAGPRVVASIDGGDQPTVAADGSLVVTLHGMTAIGNALANVQQQRAALPETSRAATPMPLGLHVLAVEDNPINRVILAEQLRTLGCDVELAQDGVEALQRCREQPFDLVVTDINMPRMDGHALARQLRDDGNPVPVIGATANATAEERERCLASGMQGYLSKPIDIARLRKALNALRQGDPA